The Glycine max cultivar Williams 82 chromosome 12, Glycine_max_v4.0, whole genome shotgun sequence genome window below encodes:
- the LOC100781183 gene encoding probable serine/threonine-protein kinase At1g54610 isoform X7: MGGVCCKPSAIEDSKESPRERMSTKAASLDSRVSRGASLRREDAYRGKDRYDGNDVRTALIDKQGNGSVRLQDENIERKRERMECVVAAQQHPGAGSVPKAMEGEQVAAGWPSWLAAVAGEAIKGWLPRRADSFEKLDKIGQGTYSNVYRARDLEQNKIVALKKVRFDNLEPESVRFMAREIHILRRLDHPNVIKLEGLVTSRMSCSLYLVFEYMEHDLAGLASHPKLKFTEAQVKCYMQQLLQGLDHCHNCGVLHRDIKGSNLLIDNNGILKIADFGLASVFDPNQTQPLTSRVVTLWYRPPELLLGATYYGTAVDLWSTGCILAELYAGKPIMPGRTEVEQLHKIFKLCGSPSEDYWRKSKLPHATIFKPRQPYWRCVADTFKDFPAPALALMETLLSIDPADRGTAASALKSDFFTTKPLPCDPSSLPKYPPSKEFDAKLRDEQARSRQGATGSRGQRHDLERRGAKESRAVPAPDANAELPLSMQKRQSQAQSKSRSEKFNPHPEEASGFPIDPPRSSQAVEVGIETQVPQHKRASHSGPLAHRTAWAKSGKNQDDAPKISVGGDLSTISGLVAARSMLSDDRRERSGSSQTEASKLTNRFPGSFKDFSESSIKQDQRHHVQGQVGTSQKEEGRSSNKDLVLVGYGSEGHKIHYSGPLTSSNMDQVLKDHDRQIQEAVRRARLDKAKIRRLQAEGNQHYCSYPS, translated from the exons ATGGGTGGTGTCTGTTGCAAGCCCTCTGCCATTGAGGATAGCAAGGAGAGTCCAAGGGAGCGTATGTCGACCAAGGCGGCTTCATTGGACTCTCGTGTGTCGAGGGGTGCTTCCTTGAGGCGGGAGGATGCATATAGGGGGAAGGATAGGTATGATGGTAATGATGTGAGGACTGCTTTGATTGATAAGCAAGGGAACGGTTCTGTGCGGTTGCAAGACGAAAATATTGAgaggaagagggagagaatgGAGTGTGTTGTTGCTGCTCAACAACATCCAGGGGCTGGTAGTGTTCCCAAGGCCATGGAAGGGGAGCAGGTTGCAGCTGGATGGCCATCCTGGCTGGCAGCAGTGGCTGGAGAGGCTATTAAGGGATGGTTGCCTCGCCGTGCTGATTCCTTCGAGAAGCTGGATAAA ATTGGACAGGGAACTTATAGTAATGTTTATAGGGCTCGTGATCTTGagcaaaataaaattgttgcTTTGAAAAAAGTCAGGTTTGATAATCTTGAGCCAGAGAGTGTTCGCTTCATGGCAAGGGAAATTCACATTCTACGTAGGCTTGATCATCCAAATGTCATAAAACTGGAAGGCCTTGTTACATCAAGGATGTCTTGCAGCTTATACCTTGTTTTCGAATACATGGAGCATGATTTGGCTGGGCTTGCATCACATCCTAAACTGAAGTTTACGGAAGCACAG GTAAAATGTTACATGCAGCAACTTCTACAAGGACTTGACCACTGCCACAACTGTGGTGTGCTGCACCGTGACATTAAGGGTTCCAATCTTTTGATTGATAACAATGGCATCTTGAAGATTGCAGACTTTGGTTTGGCAAGTGTTTTTGATCCAAATCAAACTCAGCCTTTGACAAGCCGAGTTGTCACTCTTTGGTACCGTCCACCAGAGCTTTTACTTGGTGCCACATACTATGGCACTGCTGTAGATTTATGGAGTACAGGCTGTATACTTGCTGAGTTGTATGCTGGCAAACCTATAATGCCTGGAAGAACTGAG GTGGAGCAGttgcataaaatttttaaactttgtGGTTCACCTTCTGAGGATTATTGGAGAAAATCAAAGTTGCCACATGCAACCATATTTAAGCCCCGACAACCCTATTGGCGTTGTGTTGCCGACACATTCAAGGATTTCCCTGCACCTGCTTTAGCACTCATGGAGACTCTTTTGTCCATTGATCCTGCTGATCGTGGAACTGCAGCATCTGCTTTGAAGAGTGAT TTCTTCACAACAAAGCCTCTACCTTGTGATCCTTCAAGTTTGCCAAAGTATCCTCCTAGCAAAGAATTTGATGCCAAACTACGGGACGAACAAGCAAGAAG CAGGCAGGGGGCAACAGGAAGCAGGGGCCAGAGACATGACCTTGAAAGAAGAGGGGCAAAAGAATCTCGAGCTGTTCCTGCACCTGATGCCAATGCTGAACTGCCACTGTCAATGCAG AAGAGACAAAGTCAGGCCCAATCAAAAAGCAGAAGTGAGAAGTTTAATCCTCATCCTGAAGAAGCTTCTGGATTTCCCATTGATCCCCCCAGATCGTCACAAGCTGTAGAAGTAGGTATAGAAACTCAAGTACCACAACATAAAAGAGCCTCCCATTCGGGTCCGCTGGCTCACCGAACTGCATGGGCTAAATCTGGGAAGAACCAGGATGATGCTCCAAAGATTTCAGTTGGGGGCGACCTATCAACAATCTCAGGCTTAGTTGCTGCAAGGAGTATGTTGTCAGATGATCGCAGAGAAAGATCTGGATCGTCACAAACGGAGGCTTCAAAATTAACGAACAGATTCCCAGGATCATTCAAGGACTTCTCTGAATCGTCAATAAAACAAGATCAAAGGCATCATGTACAGGGCCAAGTAGGCACTTCCCAAAAGGAAGAAGGGAGAAGCAGCAACAAAGACCTAGTTCTT GTTGGTTATGGATCAGAGGGTCATAAAATTCATTACTCTGGTCCATTAACATCAAGCAACATGGATCAGGTGTTGAAAGACCATGACCGCCAAATTCAAGAGGCTGTTAGACGGGCACGTTTGGATAAAGCAAAAATTAGGAGGCTCCAAGCTGAAGGGAACCAG CATTATTGCTCCTATCCTTCTTAA
- the LOC100781183 gene encoding probable serine/threonine-protein kinase At1g54610 isoform X5, translated as MGGVCCKPSAIEDSKESPRERMSTKAASLDSRVSRGASLRREDAYRGKDRYDGNDVRTALIDKQGNGSVRLQDENIERKRERMECVVAAQQHPGAGSVPKAMEGEQVAAGWPSWLAAVAGEAIKGWLPRRADSFEKLDKIGQGTYSNVYRARDLEQNKIVALKKVRFDNLEPESVRFMAREIHILRRLDHPNVIKLEGLVTSRMSCSLYLVFEYMEHDLAGLASHPKLKFTEAQVKCYMQQLLQGLDHCHNCGVLHRDIKGSNLLIDNNGILKIADFGLASVFDPNQTQPLTSRVVTLWYRPPELLLGATYYGTAVDLWSTGCILAELYAGKPIMPGRTEVEQLHKIFKLCGSPSEDYWRKSKLPHATIFKPRQPYWRCVADTFKDFPAPALALMETLLSIDPADRGTAASALKSDFFTTKPLPCDPSSLPKYPPSKEFDAKLRDEQARSRQGATGSRGQRHDLERRGAKESRAVPAPDANAELPLSMQKRQSQAQSKSRSEKFNPHPEEASGFPIDPPRSSQAVEVGIETQVPQHKRASHSGPLAHRTAWAKSGKNQDDAPKISVGGDLSTISGLVAARSMLSDDRRERSGSSQTEASKLTNRFPGSFKDFSESSIKQDQRHHVQGQVGTSQKEEGRSSNKDLVLVGYGSEGHKIHYSGPLTSSNMDQVLKDHDRQIQEAVRRARLDKAKIRRLQAEGNQRNYPKLSLRRMVSRASEGLSQIPKGWVW; from the exons ATGGGTGGTGTCTGTTGCAAGCCCTCTGCCATTGAGGATAGCAAGGAGAGTCCAAGGGAGCGTATGTCGACCAAGGCGGCTTCATTGGACTCTCGTGTGTCGAGGGGTGCTTCCTTGAGGCGGGAGGATGCATATAGGGGGAAGGATAGGTATGATGGTAATGATGTGAGGACTGCTTTGATTGATAAGCAAGGGAACGGTTCTGTGCGGTTGCAAGACGAAAATATTGAgaggaagagggagagaatgGAGTGTGTTGTTGCTGCTCAACAACATCCAGGGGCTGGTAGTGTTCCCAAGGCCATGGAAGGGGAGCAGGTTGCAGCTGGATGGCCATCCTGGCTGGCAGCAGTGGCTGGAGAGGCTATTAAGGGATGGTTGCCTCGCCGTGCTGATTCCTTCGAGAAGCTGGATAAA ATTGGACAGGGAACTTATAGTAATGTTTATAGGGCTCGTGATCTTGagcaaaataaaattgttgcTTTGAAAAAAGTCAGGTTTGATAATCTTGAGCCAGAGAGTGTTCGCTTCATGGCAAGGGAAATTCACATTCTACGTAGGCTTGATCATCCAAATGTCATAAAACTGGAAGGCCTTGTTACATCAAGGATGTCTTGCAGCTTATACCTTGTTTTCGAATACATGGAGCATGATTTGGCTGGGCTTGCATCACATCCTAAACTGAAGTTTACGGAAGCACAG GTAAAATGTTACATGCAGCAACTTCTACAAGGACTTGACCACTGCCACAACTGTGGTGTGCTGCACCGTGACATTAAGGGTTCCAATCTTTTGATTGATAACAATGGCATCTTGAAGATTGCAGACTTTGGTTTGGCAAGTGTTTTTGATCCAAATCAAACTCAGCCTTTGACAAGCCGAGTTGTCACTCTTTGGTACCGTCCACCAGAGCTTTTACTTGGTGCCACATACTATGGCACTGCTGTAGATTTATGGAGTACAGGCTGTATACTTGCTGAGTTGTATGCTGGCAAACCTATAATGCCTGGAAGAACTGAG GTGGAGCAGttgcataaaatttttaaactttgtGGTTCACCTTCTGAGGATTATTGGAGAAAATCAAAGTTGCCACATGCAACCATATTTAAGCCCCGACAACCCTATTGGCGTTGTGTTGCCGACACATTCAAGGATTTCCCTGCACCTGCTTTAGCACTCATGGAGACTCTTTTGTCCATTGATCCTGCTGATCGTGGAACTGCAGCATCTGCTTTGAAGAGTGAT TTCTTCACAACAAAGCCTCTACCTTGTGATCCTTCAAGTTTGCCAAAGTATCCTCCTAGCAAAGAATTTGATGCCAAACTACGGGACGAACAAGCAAGAAG CAGGCAGGGGGCAACAGGAAGCAGGGGCCAGAGACATGACCTTGAAAGAAGAGGGGCAAAAGAATCTCGAGCTGTTCCTGCACCTGATGCCAATGCTGAACTGCCACTGTCAATGCAG AAGAGACAAAGTCAGGCCCAATCAAAAAGCAGAAGTGAGAAGTTTAATCCTCATCCTGAAGAAGCTTCTGGATTTCCCATTGATCCCCCCAGATCGTCACAAGCTGTAGAAGTAGGTATAGAAACTCAAGTACCACAACATAAAAGAGCCTCCCATTCGGGTCCGCTGGCTCACCGAACTGCATGGGCTAAATCTGGGAAGAACCAGGATGATGCTCCAAAGATTTCAGTTGGGGGCGACCTATCAACAATCTCAGGCTTAGTTGCTGCAAGGAGTATGTTGTCAGATGATCGCAGAGAAAGATCTGGATCGTCACAAACGGAGGCTTCAAAATTAACGAACAGATTCCCAGGATCATTCAAGGACTTCTCTGAATCGTCAATAAAACAAGATCAAAGGCATCATGTACAGGGCCAAGTAGGCACTTCCCAAAAGGAAGAAGGGAGAAGCAGCAACAAAGACCTAGTTCTT GTTGGTTATGGATCAGAGGGTCATAAAATTCATTACTCTGGTCCATTAACATCAAGCAACATGGATCAGGTGTTGAAAGACCATGACCGCCAAATTCAAGAGGCTGTTAGACGGGCACGTTTGGATAAAGCAAAAATTAGGAGGCTCCAAGCTGAAGGGAACCAG AGAAACTACCCTAAACTATCCTTAAGAAGGATGGTTTCAAGGGCAAGTGAAGGATTATCCCAAATACCAAAAGGTTGGGTTTGGTGA
- the LOC100781183 gene encoding probable serine/threonine-protein kinase At1g54610 isoform X8 translates to MGGVCCKPSAIEDSKESPRERMSTKAASLDSRVSRGASLRREDAYRGKDRYDGNDVRTALIDKQGNGSVRLQDENIERKRERMECVVAAQQHPGAGSVPKAMEGEQVAAGWPSWLAAVAGEAIKGWLPRRADSFEKLDKIGQGTYSNVYRARDLEQNKIVALKKVRFDNLEPESVRFMAREIHILRRLDHPNVIKLEGLVTSRMSCSLYLVFEYMEHDLAGLASHPKLKFTEAQVKCYMQQLLQGLDHCHNCGVLHRDIKGSNLLIDNNGILKIADFGLASVFDPNQTQPLTSRVVTLWYRPPELLLGATYYGTAVDLWSTGCILAELYAGKPIMPGRTEVEQLHKIFKLCGSPSEDYWRKSKLPHATIFKPRQPYWRCVADTFKDFPAPALALMETLLSIDPADRGTAASALKSDFFTTKPLPCDPSSLPKYPPSKEFDAKLRDEQARRQGATGSRGQRHDLERRGAKESRAVPAPDANAELPLSMQKRQSQAQSKSRSEKFNPHPEEASGFPIDPPRSSQAVEVGIETQVPQHKRASHSGPLAHRTAWAKSGKNQDDAPKISVGGDLSTISGLVAARSMLSDDRRERSGSSQTEASKLTNRFPGSFKDFSESSIKQDQRHHVQGQVGTSQKEEGRSSNKDLVLVGYGSEGHKIHYSGPLTSSNMDQVLKDHDRQIQEAVRRARLDKAKIRRLQAEGNQHYCSYPS, encoded by the exons ATGGGTGGTGTCTGTTGCAAGCCCTCTGCCATTGAGGATAGCAAGGAGAGTCCAAGGGAGCGTATGTCGACCAAGGCGGCTTCATTGGACTCTCGTGTGTCGAGGGGTGCTTCCTTGAGGCGGGAGGATGCATATAGGGGGAAGGATAGGTATGATGGTAATGATGTGAGGACTGCTTTGATTGATAAGCAAGGGAACGGTTCTGTGCGGTTGCAAGACGAAAATATTGAgaggaagagggagagaatgGAGTGTGTTGTTGCTGCTCAACAACATCCAGGGGCTGGTAGTGTTCCCAAGGCCATGGAAGGGGAGCAGGTTGCAGCTGGATGGCCATCCTGGCTGGCAGCAGTGGCTGGAGAGGCTATTAAGGGATGGTTGCCTCGCCGTGCTGATTCCTTCGAGAAGCTGGATAAA ATTGGACAGGGAACTTATAGTAATGTTTATAGGGCTCGTGATCTTGagcaaaataaaattgttgcTTTGAAAAAAGTCAGGTTTGATAATCTTGAGCCAGAGAGTGTTCGCTTCATGGCAAGGGAAATTCACATTCTACGTAGGCTTGATCATCCAAATGTCATAAAACTGGAAGGCCTTGTTACATCAAGGATGTCTTGCAGCTTATACCTTGTTTTCGAATACATGGAGCATGATTTGGCTGGGCTTGCATCACATCCTAAACTGAAGTTTACGGAAGCACAG GTAAAATGTTACATGCAGCAACTTCTACAAGGACTTGACCACTGCCACAACTGTGGTGTGCTGCACCGTGACATTAAGGGTTCCAATCTTTTGATTGATAACAATGGCATCTTGAAGATTGCAGACTTTGGTTTGGCAAGTGTTTTTGATCCAAATCAAACTCAGCCTTTGACAAGCCGAGTTGTCACTCTTTGGTACCGTCCACCAGAGCTTTTACTTGGTGCCACATACTATGGCACTGCTGTAGATTTATGGAGTACAGGCTGTATACTTGCTGAGTTGTATGCTGGCAAACCTATAATGCCTGGAAGAACTGAG GTGGAGCAGttgcataaaatttttaaactttgtGGTTCACCTTCTGAGGATTATTGGAGAAAATCAAAGTTGCCACATGCAACCATATTTAAGCCCCGACAACCCTATTGGCGTTGTGTTGCCGACACATTCAAGGATTTCCCTGCACCTGCTTTAGCACTCATGGAGACTCTTTTGTCCATTGATCCTGCTGATCGTGGAACTGCAGCATCTGCTTTGAAGAGTGAT TTCTTCACAACAAAGCCTCTACCTTGTGATCCTTCAAGTTTGCCAAAGTATCCTCCTAGCAAAGAATTTGATGCCAAACTACGGGACGAACAAGCAAGAAG GCAGGGGGCAACAGGAAGCAGGGGCCAGAGACATGACCTTGAAAGAAGAGGGGCAAAAGAATCTCGAGCTGTTCCTGCACCTGATGCCAATGCTGAACTGCCACTGTCAATGCAG AAGAGACAAAGTCAGGCCCAATCAAAAAGCAGAAGTGAGAAGTTTAATCCTCATCCTGAAGAAGCTTCTGGATTTCCCATTGATCCCCCCAGATCGTCACAAGCTGTAGAAGTAGGTATAGAAACTCAAGTACCACAACATAAAAGAGCCTCCCATTCGGGTCCGCTGGCTCACCGAACTGCATGGGCTAAATCTGGGAAGAACCAGGATGATGCTCCAAAGATTTCAGTTGGGGGCGACCTATCAACAATCTCAGGCTTAGTTGCTGCAAGGAGTATGTTGTCAGATGATCGCAGAGAAAGATCTGGATCGTCACAAACGGAGGCTTCAAAATTAACGAACAGATTCCCAGGATCATTCAAGGACTTCTCTGAATCGTCAATAAAACAAGATCAAAGGCATCATGTACAGGGCCAAGTAGGCACTTCCCAAAAGGAAGAAGGGAGAAGCAGCAACAAAGACCTAGTTCTT GTTGGTTATGGATCAGAGGGTCATAAAATTCATTACTCTGGTCCATTAACATCAAGCAACATGGATCAGGTGTTGAAAGACCATGACCGCCAAATTCAAGAGGCTGTTAGACGGGCACGTTTGGATAAAGCAAAAATTAGGAGGCTCCAAGCTGAAGGGAACCAG CATTATTGCTCCTATCCTTCTTAA